One window of the Bacteroidales bacterium genome contains the following:
- a CDS encoding competence/damage-inducible protein A, producing the protein MYAEIISIGDELLIGQIVNTNSSWLAEQLNLAGIKIAQITVVADIPKNIINALDDACKRADLILITGGLGPTKDDYTKQTLCKYFNTKLVLNKDVCKDIEGFFAKRGIGLTELNKKQAEVPESCKIFRNKTGTAPGMWFEKDRKVFVSMPGVPFEMKEMMQQYVLNEIKNHFKIQAIFHKTILTQGKGESFLSDILEKWELNLPDFIKLAYLPSPGIVRLRLSAYGDKKDKLVNEVEKQIKKLKNIIPEFIFGYDNETLEEIVGKLLKSKNKTLAIGESCTGGYISHKITSIPGSSYYFKGAIICYSNDVKINELGVSPKSIEKYEAVSEEVVIEMAKGVKEKFKTDYAVASSGIAGSTGGTNEKPVGTTWLAIATPHKVTAQKFLFGDNRERNIQRAAITALNMLRKEILKNI; encoded by the coding sequence ATGTATGCGGAAATAATTTCAATCGGCGATGAACTCTTAATCGGGCAAATTGTAAATACCAATTCTTCATGGCTTGCAGAACAACTTAATCTTGCGGGAATAAAAATCGCACAAATTACTGTTGTTGCCGATATTCCAAAAAATATTATTAACGCCCTTGATGACGCATGTAAAAGAGCCGACCTTATTTTAATTACAGGCGGCTTGGGTCCTACAAAAGACGATTATACAAAACAAACCCTCTGCAAATACTTCAATACAAAACTTGTTTTGAATAAAGATGTTTGTAAAGATATTGAAGGATTCTTTGCTAAAAGAGGCATTGGACTAACCGAGTTAAACAAAAAGCAGGCAGAAGTTCCTGAAAGCTGCAAAATATTCAGGAATAAAACTGGTACTGCACCCGGAATGTGGTTCGAAAAAGATAGAAAAGTTTTTGTTTCAATGCCCGGTGTGCCTTTTGAAATGAAAGAAATGATGCAACAATATGTTCTTAATGAAATAAAAAATCATTTCAAAATACAGGCAATATTTCACAAAACTATATTAACTCAAGGCAAAGGAGAATCCTTTCTTTCCGACATTCTTGAAAAATGGGAATTAAATCTCCCTGATTTTATTAAACTCGCTTATCTCCCATCACCGGGAATAGTACGATTACGGCTTTCCGCTTATGGAGATAAAAAAGATAAACTTGTTAATGAAGTTGAAAAGCAAATTAAGAAACTTAAAAATATTATTCCTGAATTCATTTTCGGATATGATAATGAAACACTCGAGGAAATTGTAGGCAAACTTCTGAAATCGAAAAACAAAACATTAGCAATTGGCGAAAGTTGCACTGGCGGCTATATTTCACATAAAATAACAAGTATTCCCGGAAGTTCTTACTATTTCAAAGGTGCTATAATTTGTTATTCAAATGATGTGAAAATAAATGAGCTTGGTGTTTCGCCCAAAAGCATTGAAAAATACGAAGCAGTGAGCGAAGAAGTTGTTATTGAAATGGCAAAAGGTGTTAAAGAAAAATTTAAAACCGATTATGCTGTTGCCTCATCAGGAATTGCGGGTTCCACAGGTGGAACAAATGAAAAACCTGTAGGTACAACTTGGCTCGCAATTGCCACACCGCACAAAGTTACAGCACAAAAGTTTTTATTCGGCGATAACAGAGAAAGAAATATTCAAAGAGCTGCAATTACGGCACTCAATATGCTGCGGAAAGAAATTTTGAAAAACATTTGA
- the recN gene encoding DNA repair protein RecN, with the protein MLNHLSVENYALIDKLDIDFSEGLTIITGETGAGKSILIGALSLILGQRADIQALQDKNKKCIIEGTFKIKDYPVKDFFEQNNLDYDDLTVIRREVNPAGKSRAFINDTPVSLAQIKDLTQHLIDIHSQHETLTITDSQFQLDFIDSFVKNNAIINNYKHKYRQYKQLLQQFNESVEKEKQAKTDLDYNQFLFNELESANLKLREQEELEKELEALTHSEEIKSNLSKASLILNDSENNVLIKIAEIRELLTQTVKYFPEVNEIHERFNNVNIELKELSRDIESIESKVISNPERTNEISQRLDIIYHLQQKHKVQNIEELLNIKELLNDKLLHVTSLEDEIRKLEEKINLQKNELLQSAKIISDKRNSSFSKIQNQLEAILSMLGMPDAAIEVKNLISEEFNENGIDRINFLFSANKGSEPKELSKVASGGEMSRLMLAIKSLISQRTLLPTIIFDEVDQGVSGNIADKVGAIMKKMTSAMQVISITHLPQIASKANVHYIVYKETAGNTTKTQIKKLNEKQRIEEIAKMLSGKELTTAAIENAKVLLEMK; encoded by the coding sequence ATGTTAAATCACCTTTCCGTTGAGAATTATGCCCTGATTGATAAATTGGATATAGATTTTTCAGAAGGATTGACTATTATTACAGGCGAAACAGGTGCCGGCAAATCAATATTAATTGGTGCCTTATCATTAATTCTCGGACAAAGAGCCGACATACAGGCATTGCAGGATAAAAATAAAAAATGTATTATAGAAGGAACTTTTAAAATTAAAGATTATCCGGTAAAAGATTTTTTCGAACAAAACAATCTTGATTACGATGATTTGACGGTAATACGCAGGGAAGTGAATCCTGCCGGAAAGTCAAGGGCTTTTATAAATGATACTCCCGTTTCTCTTGCTCAGATTAAAGATTTAACTCAACATCTTATCGACATTCATTCGCAGCACGAAACTTTAACAATTACCGATTCGCAGTTTCAGCTTGATTTTATTGACAGTTTTGTAAAAAATAATGCAATTATAAATAATTACAAACATAAATACAGGCAATATAAACAGCTTTTGCAGCAATTTAATGAATCGGTTGAAAAAGAAAAACAGGCAAAAACCGATTTGGATTACAATCAGTTTTTATTTAACGAACTTGAATCGGCAAACCTTAAATTACGCGAACAGGAAGAACTCGAAAAGGAACTTGAAGCATTAACTCATTCGGAAGAAATAAAGTCGAACCTTTCGAAAGCTTCACTAATACTGAATGATTCGGAGAATAATGTTTTGATAAAAATTGCCGAAATACGAGAACTGCTCACTCAAACAGTTAAATATTTTCCCGAAGTAAATGAAATACATGAAAGATTTAATAACGTTAATATTGAGTTGAAAGAGTTATCGAGAGATATTGAAAGCATTGAGAGTAAAGTTATATCTAATCCCGAAAGAACAAATGAAATATCGCAACGACTCGATATTATTTATCATTTACAGCAAAAACACAAAGTTCAGAATATTGAGGAATTGCTTAATATTAAAGAATTATTAAATGATAAGCTTCTGCATGTTACTTCCCTCGAAGATGAAATCAGAAAACTTGAAGAAAAAATAAATTTGCAGAAAAATGAATTGCTACAATCGGCTAAAATAATTTCCGATAAAAGAAATTCATCATTTTCAAAAATTCAAAACCAGCTTGAAGCAATTTTATCAATGCTCGGAATGCCCGATGCAGCTATTGAAGTTAAAAATTTAATTTCGGAAGAATTCAATGAAAACGGAATTGATAGAATTAACTTTTTGTTTTCTGCAAACAAGGGCAGCGAACCTAAAGAATTGTCGAAAGTGGCTTCAGGCGGTGAAATGTCAAGGTTAATGCTTGCCATTAAATCACTTATTTCACAGAGAACTTTACTTCCGACAATAATTTTTGATGAAGTTGACCAGGGTGTTTCCGGCAACATTGCCGACAAGGTTGGTGCAATTATGAAAAAAATGACTTCTGCAATGCAGGTAATTAGTATTACTCATTTACCGCAAATAGCAAGCAAGGCAAATGTTCATTACATAGTTTACAAGGAAACTGCCGGCAATACCACAAAAACGCAAATCAAAAAATTAAACGAAAAACAAAGAATTGAAGAAATAGCAAAAATGCTCAGTGGCAAAGAACTCACTACCGCTGCTATTGAAAATGCTAAAGTGCTTCTCGAAATGAAATAA
- the rpmB gene encoding 50S ribosomal protein L28 — translation MSRICQLTGKKAISGHKVSHSNKKTNRKFNPNLQDKKFFIPEENKWITLKVSTEGIRNINKNGISACLKKAREKGFTKK, via the coding sequence ATGTCAAGAATTTGCCAATTAACAGGAAAGAAAGCCATAAGCGGGCATAAAGTTTCGCATTCAAACAAGAAAACAAACCGAAAATTCAATCCGAATTTACAGGACAAGAAATTTTTTATACCTGAAGAAAACAAATGGATAACTCTTAAAGTTTCCACCGAAGGCATAAGAAATATAAATAAAAATGGCATTTCTGCCTGCCTTAAAAAAGCACGTGAAAAAGGTTTTACAAAAAAGTAA
- a CDS encoding DUF4835 family protein: AQAIINLTQSTQDKGWKSFESTKNRYWILENLTNQNYKAFRENMYKYHRLGMDVMSEKTDNARQTISSCMELLQKLNREKPNLYILQLFFTAKCDELVNIFTQAPPMEKTQIAKILSDVDPGNSGKYRAITSGK; encoded by the coding sequence GCACAAGCAATAATTAACTTAACTCAAAGCACTCAGGATAAAGGGTGGAAGTCATTCGAAAGTACAAAAAACAGATATTGGATCCTTGAAAATCTTACCAACCAGAATTATAAGGCATTCAGAGAAAACATGTACAAATATCATAGACTTGGAATGGATGTAATGAGTGAAAAAACTGATAATGCGCGGCAAACAATTAGTAGTTGCATGGAATTACTGCAAAAACTTAACAGGGAAAAGCCAAATTTGTACATTCTGCAGCTTTTCTTTACTGCAAAATGCGATGAGCTTGTTAACATTTTCACACAAGCACCACCGATGGAAAAAACACAGATAGCAAAAATACTAAGTGACGTTGACCCCGGAAATTCCGGAAAGTACAGGGCTATTACATCGGGTAAATAA